One Desulfallas thermosapovorans DSM 6562 DNA segment encodes these proteins:
- a CDS encoding S41 family peptidase, with product MPKRLLILVCALLFVFSSFKPAEAVGDLENGAAMVLELMDLMHQYHISNPDVSVLTNGAIQGLLDSLEDPYADYFSDEELRQFTDAINGDLMGVVGIEVMAGEGYPLVVGVIPGTPAARGGVKAGDIIVAIDGQDISGWPLVDVVEKIRGPSGTKVVLKLHRGDVTLDIELSRADVHVPSVQYEMLAGKTGYISVASFGSSTGREFDDAVRRLQGQGMESLIIDLRNNGGGFVLEAVDILDNFLAENTLVASIVDGKGNREDIRSQKKPVITSLPMVVIVNDLSASAAEILAGALQDYKMATLVGNVTFGKGVVQTIIPLSSGGALKMTVSKYLTPAGNDIDKVGLTPDHYVFTNELQREVAWQILHPGDILRLTVEPGTGRAALNGRVLDLAINVEKRGSIYLLPLRPVLEALLYQVFWQDGVIKVLSDQGEVLSINLNGDGIDSRNEIILKGGVSYLTENILKQLNIDIIKDENKIALTRLK from the coding sequence GTGCCCAAGCGTTTATTGATTTTAGTATGTGCGTTATTGTTTGTATTTAGTTCTTTCAAACCGGCCGAGGCCGTTGGGGACCTGGAAAATGGCGCTGCCATGGTGCTGGAATTAATGGATTTGATGCATCAATACCACATCAGCAATCCGGATGTTTCGGTTTTGACCAACGGGGCGATTCAGGGTCTGCTGGACAGCCTGGAAGATCCTTATGCCGATTATTTCAGCGATGAAGAGTTGCGGCAGTTTACTGATGCTATCAATGGTGATCTGATGGGAGTGGTTGGCATTGAGGTAATGGCCGGCGAGGGATATCCCTTGGTGGTAGGTGTAATACCCGGTACCCCGGCTGCCAGGGGCGGTGTTAAGGCCGGTGATATTATTGTGGCCATAGACGGGCAAGACATCTCGGGCTGGCCATTGGTTGATGTGGTTGAAAAAATACGCGGCCCCAGTGGTACAAAGGTGGTACTTAAGCTTCACCGCGGGGATGTAACTTTGGATATTGAGCTTAGCCGGGCGGATGTCCATGTGCCTTCGGTACAATATGAAATGCTGGCCGGAAAAACGGGGTATATCAGCGTAGCTTCCTTTGGTTCCAGCACCGGCCGGGAATTTGATGATGCTGTACGCAGGCTCCAAGGGCAAGGTATGGAAAGTTTGATTATTGATTTGCGTAATAACGGCGGTGGCTTTGTACTGGAAGCGGTGGATATACTGGATAACTTTCTTGCCGAAAATACACTGGTGGCCAGTATTGTGGACGGCAAGGGCAATCGGGAGGATATACGCAGCCAGAAAAAGCCTGTAATAACCTCTTTGCCCATGGTGGTTATCGTCAACGACTTAAGTGCCAGTGCCGCTGAAATACTGGCCGGAGCGCTGCAGGATTATAAAATGGCCACCTTGGTGGGCAATGTAACCTTTGGCAAAGGTGTTGTGCAAACAATTATACCCCTTAGTTCCGGGGGAGCCCTGAAAATGACGGTATCTAAATATCTGACCCCGGCTGGTAATGATATTGATAAGGTAGGTTTAACTCCGGATCATTATGTTTTTACAAATGAGCTGCAAAGGGAAGTGGCCTGGCAAATACTGCATCCCGGGGATATACTCCGCTTAACCGTAGAGCCCGGCACGGGCCGGGCGGCTTTAAACGGCCGGGTATTGGATTTGGCTATTAATGTTGAGAAACGAGGTAGTATTTACTTGCTGCCGCTTCGCCCGGTGCTGGAAGCGTTGCTATATCAGGTATTCTGGCAGGACGGTGTGATCAAGGTTTTATCGGATCAAGGGGAAGTGCTGAGCATAAATCTCAACGGGGATGGTATTGACAGCCGGAATGAAATTATTTTAAAAGGCGGAGTAAGTTATCTGACTGAGAATATTTTAAAGCAGTTGAATATTGATATTATTAAGGATGAAAACAAAATCGCTTTAACTAGATTAAAGTGA